One part of the Methylobacterium mesophilicum SR1.6/6 genome encodes these proteins:
- a CDS encoding malonyl-CoA decarboxylase, translating to MAAISFFGDLLQTISERGRDLIGIARGDIASRASAGDLVKLCEDLISRRGEASGVALARLILDRYASFGQAERHAFLRAIALDFDADHAAVDEAIAAYRADPSRARLGSLHEAAEPRSQELIRRLNLARGGTLSLVRMREDLLDLRRTLRGGDPAEPALLDAVDSLDCDFEHLFASWFNRGFLVLRHIDWTTPAHILEKIIRYEAVHAIADWDDLRARIEPPDRRCFAFFHPALADEPLIFVEVALTDQIAPAIAPILSQARKPLQPQAATTAIFYSISNCQKGLAGVTFGNFLIKQVVEDLTREIPTLKTFVTLSPVPGFAAWLARERRADSPQGLLPEDVETLRALDDPDWAADKARAETVRRALIPAAAAYFLRAKNERGRPLDPVARFHLGNGARLDRINFLGDTSKKGLAQSHGLMVNYLYDLAAIERNHETYANLGTVVAAPAVTRELRAKLPPPRAVVVLAEA from the coding sequence ATGGCGGCGATCTCCTTCTTCGGCGACCTGCTTCAGACCATTAGCGAGCGCGGCCGCGACCTGATCGGGATCGCCCGCGGCGATATCGCGTCCCGGGCGAGCGCCGGAGACCTCGTCAAGCTGTGCGAGGACCTGATCTCCCGGCGCGGCGAGGCCTCCGGCGTGGCGCTGGCCCGCCTGATCCTCGACCGCTACGCCAGCTTCGGCCAAGCGGAGCGCCACGCCTTCCTGCGGGCCATCGCCCTCGACTTCGACGCCGACCATGCCGCCGTCGACGAGGCGATCGCCGCCTACCGCGCCGATCCGTCCCGCGCCCGCCTGGGCAGCCTGCACGAGGCCGCCGAGCCGCGCAGCCAGGAGTTGATCCGGCGCCTTAACCTCGCCCGCGGCGGCACGCTCAGCCTCGTGCGGATGCGCGAGGACCTGCTCGACCTGCGGCGGACGCTCCGGGGCGGCGACCCGGCCGAGCCCGCCCTGCTCGACGCGGTCGACAGCCTCGACTGCGACTTCGAGCACCTGTTCGCCTCGTGGTTCAACCGCGGCTTCCTGGTGCTGCGCCACATCGACTGGACCACGCCGGCCCACATCCTGGAGAAGATCATCCGCTACGAGGCGGTGCACGCCATCGCCGACTGGGACGACCTGCGCGCCCGGATCGAGCCGCCGGACCGGCGCTGCTTCGCGTTCTTCCACCCGGCGCTCGCCGACGAGCCGCTGATCTTCGTGGAGGTGGCGCTCACCGACCAGATCGCGCCGGCGATCGCCCCGATCCTGTCACAGGCGCGCAAGCCCCTGCAGCCGCAGGCGGCCACCACGGCGATCTTCTACTCGATCTCGAACTGCCAGAAGGGGCTCGCCGGCGTCACCTTCGGCAACTTCCTGATCAAGCAGGTGGTCGAGGATCTCACCCGCGAGATTCCGACGCTCAAGACCTTCGTGACGCTCTCGCCGGTGCCGGGCTTCGCCGCGTGGCTCGCTCGGGAGCGACGGGCCGACAGCCCGCAGGGCCTCCTGCCCGAGGATGTCGAGACCCTGCGGGCACTGGACGATCCGGACTGGGCCGCCGACAAGGCCCGCGCCGAGACCGTGCGGCGGGCGCTGATCCCGGCGGCGGCCGCCTACTTCCTGCGCGCCAAGAACGAGCGCGGGCGCCCCCTCGACCCGGTGGCCCGGTTCCACCTCGGCAACGGCGCGCGCCTCGACCGGATCAACTTCCTGGGCGACACCTCGAAGAAAGGGCTGGCGCAGTCCCACGGCCTGATGGTCAACTACCTGTACGACCTCGCCGCCATCGAGCGGAATCACGAGACCTACGCCAATCTCGGAACCGTGGTGGCGGCCCCAGCGGTGACCCGGGAGCTGCGCGCCAAGCTGCCGCCGCCCCGGGCCGTCGTGGTGCTCGCCGAGGCGTAG
- a CDS encoding monooxygenase family protein: protein MQATQPSSRQSIRHATRQAAPARRSVDLSAYPDLVVVYLGFRVTRWRGLLALMGLGRGIAASVQSRPDGLLAHENLFFGLTHVGLRQYWRDLESLEHFTRSEPHRTWWRDFSRDPKGSGFWHEAYSRGGVEAIYVGMPAPTGLGLFAPERAPEGAFLSSRQRLAA from the coding sequence GTGCAAGCCACTCAGCCATCGTCTCGGCAATCCATCCGGCATGCCACCCGGCAAGCCGCCCCCGCCCGCCGCTCGGTGGACCTGTCCGCCTATCCCGACCTCGTCGTCGTCTATCTCGGCTTCCGCGTGACGCGCTGGCGCGGCCTGCTCGCCCTGATGGGGCTCGGGCGCGGCATCGCCGCCTCGGTGCAGAGCCGGCCGGACGGGCTGCTCGCGCACGAGAACCTGTTCTTCGGGCTGACCCATGTCGGCCTGCGACAGTACTGGCGCGACCTCGAGAGCCTCGAACACTTCACCCGCTCGGAGCCGCACCGCACGTGGTGGCGGGATTTCTCCCGGGATCCCAAGGGCTCCGGCTTCTGGCACGAGGCCTATAGCCGGGGTGGGGTCGAGGCGATCTATGTCGGGATGCCCGCGCCCACCGGACTCGGGCTGTTCGCACCAGAACGCGCCCCCGAAGGCGCCTTCCTGTCCTCGCGGCAGCGGCTGGCCGCCTGA
- a CDS encoding TetR/AcrR family transcriptional regulator: MLTVSTLDPEKSYHHGDLRAALVAAALDLLEAGGEAALSLRAAARACGVSAMAPYRHFPGKDDLLEAVAARGFEDLAAELETADSAASGSEALAAQGAAYVAFARRRPALFRLMFMRPCRKPDASRAYGILERRAAALAGPGMPAADLTLAAWSLVHGLAALILDGRVPLEGEAAEAAARRITLAFATRLNAKLS, from the coding sequence ATGCTTACGGTGTCAACATTGGATCCGGAGAAAAGCTATCATCACGGTGACCTGCGCGCGGCCCTGGTCGCGGCGGCCCTGGACCTGCTTGAGGCGGGTGGCGAGGCGGCGCTCTCGTTGCGGGCGGCGGCGCGCGCCTGCGGGGTGTCGGCGATGGCGCCCTACCGGCATTTTCCCGGCAAAGACGATCTCCTCGAAGCGGTGGCCGCCCGGGGGTTCGAGGATCTCGCCGCGGAGCTGGAGACGGCCGATAGCGCCGCGTCGGGCAGCGAGGCCCTGGCCGCGCAGGGGGCGGCCTACGTGGCCTTCGCCCGACGCCGACCGGCCCTGTTCCGGCTGATGTTCATGCGACCTTGTCGGAAGCCGGACGCGTCGCGGGCCTACGGAATCCTGGAGCGACGGGCAGCCGCCCTCGCCGGCCCGGGCATGCCCGCCGCCGACCTGACGCTCGCTGCGTGGTCGCTGGTGCACGGGCTCGCAGCGCTGATCCTCGACGGCCGGGTGCCCCTGGAAGGCGAGGCCGCGGAGGCCGCCGCCCGGCGCATCACCCTGGCCTTCGCCACCCGGTTGAACGCGAAGCTCTCATGA